Part of the Legionella cardiaca genome, GCAGGTACGACAGACTTTTTACAGAAAGGATTACCATGTGTGAGAATGACAAAATTAATCAAACTATTACAGCTTATAATCAACTTAGATTAATATGACCTTGCCCCTGAAAGGAGATAGTTTATGCGTCTACGAAAAATTTTTACTGCATTACTCGGTTTATGGGTTCCTTTTCTAGCCACTTCGGCATCGAATGTAAACGCGGCAGCCCTGCATATAGACTGGCTTGATAAGAAGATTAATCCAAGTGAAAATTTTTTTGCCTATGCGAATGGCACCTGGCAAAAACAGAATCCTATTCCTCCTGAATATGAAAGTTGGGGTACTTTTTACGTTTTGCAGGATAAGCTTCAGGATGTAATCCATCAAATGCTTATTACCGCAGCTAATAATAAAAATGCCAAACCAGGCAGCATTGAACAAAAGGTAGGCGATTTTTACTTCAGCGGGATGGATGAAGCATTAATCAACAAAGTGGGGGCAGTGCCTTTACAATCTGAATTCGCTCGAATTGAAGGCATCAGCAATTTAAATGATCTACAGGATGTAATTGCTCATTTACAAATGATAGGTGTTGATGCTCTTTTTGGTTTTGGCAGTATGCAAGACTTTAAAAACAGTCAGGAAATGATAGGTGCTGCCATACAGGGGGGGTTAGGCTTACCCGACAGGGATTATTACTTAAAAGAGGATGGAAAATTTGCCAAAATTCGTGCCGCTTATCTTAAACATTTAGCGAAAATGTTTGAGTTATTGGGTGATTCTCCTGATCAAGCTACTAAAGAAGCCAAAACTGTAATGGCAATTGAAACGACTTTGGCGAAGGCGTCCCTATCACAGACAGAATTACGTGATCCCTACGCAATTTATCACATCATGGATAGCAAACAATTAGAAGCCACAACACCCAATTTTTCCTGGCCACGCTATCTAAAAGCCATAGGGCAAACTAATCTTAAATCCATTAATTTGGCAACACCCGATTTTTTTAAGAAAGCAAATGAGCAACTTAAGACTGTTTCTTTAGAAGATTGGAAGGTTTATCTGCGTTGGCGACTGATCGATTCCTATGCTTCTTACTTATCACAACCGTTTGTGGACGAAGATTTCCGCATGACTGCGGCAATTGGTGGCGCTGAAAAACTATTGCCACGCTGGAAGCGTGTGGTGAATACCGAAAATGGTGCGCTGGGCTTTGCCATTGGTAAAATGTATGTTGAAAAATATTTTTCGTCTACTTCCAAACAACAAGTACTAGAAATCTTGCAGAATATCCGTACTGTTTTGCGCGAAGATTTGCAAACCTTAAACTGGATGACTCCAGAAACACGTAAAGCAGCACTAAAAAAACTAGATCTAATGGAAGAGCGTGTAGGTTACCCTGAGAAATGGTGGGATTACTCCAGTTTGATTATTGATCGTGGGCCTTATGTGCTTAATGTAATCCGGGCTAATGAATTTTTAGTCAAACGTGACTTGGATAAAATTGGCAAACCTGTTGATAAAACAGAATGGGCAATGACTCCACAAACGATTAATGCTTATTATGATCCCTCGATGAATAATATTAATCTGCCAGCCGGTATTCTTCAGCCACCGTTCTTTGATCCTACAGCCCCCGCTGCCATTAATTATGGCGCTATTGGCTTCATTATTGGTCATGAAATTACTCATGGTTTTGATGATAAAGGGGCCTTATTTGATGGTCATGGTAATTTAAAAAATTGGTGGACGCCTGAGGATTTGAAAAAATTCCAGGCTGCGACAAATTGTATTGCTAGGCAATTTTCTCAGTACAAGGTAAATGGTGACTTAGCGGTTCAAGGCAATCTCGTTGTTGGTGAAGCAACGGCTGATTTGGGTGGACTGACGTTAGCCTTTAAAGCATTTCAAGCTTCAAAAGATTATAAAAATGCAAAAACAATTGCAGGCTTCACTCCTGAACAGCAATTCTTTTTAGGTTCTGCTCATGTATGGGCTAGTAATATTCGTCCGGAGAAAGCGCGACATTTAGTAACAACTGATCCTCATCCACCTATGATTTACCGTGTTAATGGTACTTTGGCCAATATGCCGCAATTTCAGCAAGCATTTGCTATCCATGAAAATAGTCCTATGGTCAATAAAAACCGTTGTATAATTTGGTAAACTATCTGATTCTACCTCCATTAAGGTTGAATGTTTCCATTCAATCTTAATGGCTGACTAGTTTATGTACTTCTCTTTTGCCGCTCAATCTCCAGAGTTAAAAAAATTTTCACCCTAATTTAAGGGCGAGTCTCTTAACCTGATGATATTGTGTAATTCACCCATGCATAGACCTCAATCCTTCCTATAATCCTGATTAATTTT contains:
- a CDS encoding M13 family metallopeptidase; translation: MRLRKIFTALLGLWVPFLATSASNVNAAALHIDWLDKKINPSENFFAYANGTWQKQNPIPPEYESWGTFYVLQDKLQDVIHQMLITAANNKNAKPGSIEQKVGDFYFSGMDEALINKVGAVPLQSEFARIEGISNLNDLQDVIAHLQMIGVDALFGFGSMQDFKNSQEMIGAAIQGGLGLPDRDYYLKEDGKFAKIRAAYLKHLAKMFELLGDSPDQATKEAKTVMAIETTLAKASLSQTELRDPYAIYHIMDSKQLEATTPNFSWPRYLKAIGQTNLKSINLATPDFFKKANEQLKTVSLEDWKVYLRWRLIDSYASYLSQPFVDEDFRMTAAIGGAEKLLPRWKRVVNTENGALGFAIGKMYVEKYFSSTSKQQVLEILQNIRTVLREDLQTLNWMTPETRKAALKKLDLMEERVGYPEKWWDYSSLIIDRGPYVLNVIRANEFLVKRDLDKIGKPVDKTEWAMTPQTINAYYDPSMNNINLPAGILQPPFFDPTAPAAINYGAIGFIIGHEITHGFDDKGALFDGHGNLKNWWTPEDLKKFQAATNCIARQFSQYKVNGDLAVQGNLVVGEATADLGGLTLAFKAFQASKDYKNAKTIAGFTPEQQFFLGSAHVWASNIRPEKARHLVTTDPHPPMIYRVNGTLANMPQFQQAFAIHENSPMVNKNRCIIW